In the Primulina eburnea isolate SZY01 chromosome 15, ASM2296580v1, whole genome shotgun sequence genome, TGATCTTGaatcatttgagtttaatatttaccaaccaaaatgtaaatttgtcTGTAAAGATTATAATAAAACTATGTCACAGAAGCCATAATATAATGATTTATTGaatctgttgagattatgtgaGAGATTAGATCATAAGATCTTGAAGCTcgtaataaatatattatctgACCTGCAAGATCAAAATGAACAGACGAATATGATATGACCATTAATATAATGCAACATAATAAATGATATGTCATAAACTAATTCACTGTTAAAAACAAACCAGATGAAGATGGGGGCAAGTAGATCTGATCCATTGAATTGAGTATGTCATTTTTTCAAATACCTTGTTTGCAACCAGTAGTATCCTTCAgcttttgagaaaaaaaaaacacaaaggCAATTCATAATCAGCaaagaaattaaaattaagcCAACAATCaaataatcataaataatatgtttttCCATTAGGCACTACCCAAGATCTGTTTAAATTTGATTCAATAAATATAGAAAGTATAGTAGCAATGCCAGAAATGGTTATTCGGGTTGCGTGATAAGATAGATGATGAGAAATAGATACTTATGGGCAGAGATAAAAACATGTACATAATAGATGGTGCCTCATATATAAATGAATGTGTTTGAACGTAGATAATGGAATTTATTAGCATCCCCGAAATTATAACGTTGAAACATGTAACACATATTTAATGATTATTGTAATTATTTGTACATAatgtttttttgtaaaaaattaGAATAAAGAGAGTTGAATTACTCACAATTAATTATTCTCTATTAGGTAGCAATACGTCTTTGAAAACCACGTTTCTTGTGAATATTCCAGATTGACGCTCTAAATTCCCATCTTTTACCAGAATTTTTGTAGAATTTTGTGAGACTCCTCTTGAAAGTGCCACATATAGCTGACCATGGCTGAACACATGGTTACGCAAAAATATGCCAATATTTGGGATTGTTTGACCTTGTGCTTTGTTTATTGTCAGAGCAAAACTAAGCCTTATGGGAAACTGTCGACATGTCAACTCAAATGGTAATCCAGAATTATCTTCACTTTTCAAGGGCATTCTATGTAGAAAGAATCTGGTACCCTTGTGAGGACCTGTTATGATCTCGGCATCTATAAAATTTCTACCAAGACTGCGGCATATTAATCTTGTCCCATCGCATAGACCAAGTTCGGGCGCAACATTTCTCAAGAGCATGATAGGACTTCCTACTTTCAATATGATTTTATGTGGTGGCAAACCACTTGGACAAAGGTAATTCAAAAATTCTTCTTGAAAGAGGTTGTGATTGTCGTCTTCTACACTATCCCAAGAGATATACTCTTTTTCCTCTCCAGGAAATTTGATAATGAGCATTTGATTAATATTGTCGACATCAACATTTTTTGGTGTGATGATGGCTCTATCAACCATATAGTTTTCATCGTTAACATGGTTTATCATATTAGGAAAAACAGAATCAATCAAAGTCTGAATTGATTGTTCTCCTTCCCATGGTATGATAATTGAATCTGGTAATTTTATGAAATCATGATTCACAGTATGTTGCAATCCATCACCTATGCGCAAGAGAAATTGCGAGAAGCCAATACCTTGAGCAGATCTCATATTTTGCTGAAGGTGTATTATCTTTACGCAATGCCAGAATGTTGATCTTGAAATACTTGCAGCAATTTGTTCTGCCTTTGACCCTCGTTTAACAACCGGTAACACTTGTCGAAAATCACCACCAAAAACCATTGTCTTCCCCCCAAACGCTATATGATTGTCCATAATATCTTGAAAACTCTTATTGACGGATTCAAAAGCATAGCGATTTGCCATTGGAGCTTGTCCCATACTATAGCTGATGCACGTCTTATTAGATCTGCAAGTTCtgattgtttttttatttgGCATAGTGTTGATGCTGTTGGTCTAAGTGGAATTAGAAATCATGAATGTGCAGTTCTTCCACCTTGCAACAATGTTGCAGCTATTCCAGATGTTGCTACCGCAATTATAATTTTACCTGTTTTTCTCAAATGTGCCAACATTGAGCGGTATAAAAAAGTCTTACCAGTACCTCCAGGACCATCAATGAAGAAAAGTTTTGATTGGTTTTGCATAATACTTTCTACGATGGTGTCAAACGCAATCCTCTGCTGAGCATTCAAACGTTCAATAGCTCTCAAATCATCATCAGAAATATGATAAGAAAGCTCATCCTCAATTATTCTTGGTAGTGTTGTGTCTTCTAAAAACTCAGCACTTATTGATGGCAAATCAAAATCATCAAGTTTCTTTTTGTACTGATGCAACAACCTTCGTATCTCAAGCAATAACTTATTGATGATTAAGTTATTTGATGAAATTTCTCGACCATAATCTTCACACATGCAAGGATGGAACTCATCCCAGAGTTCTCGAACTGTTTTTGGTTGACAGAACACCAGTATGGATACAAATAACCTTCTAAATGAAGATGACATTTTAACAGAACGTGCTTCTTCCAGACATTGTTTTATATAATCATCTTGTTGAAGAAGTCCTCTCATTTGAGCAGACTCCTTAAATGTTGAATATGTTACCCCATTCACAATCATTAGATCTTCAAAAGATGTTGGGCCCCTGACATGGTTTAAAAGGATACGGAGATAAAACCTCTCACCTTCAGATGGTGACACAACATATACTCTCCCACCACTTTATTGTTACTTCTTCGACGAATCCATTTTTTTTCCAGATTTTACCCATGTGTAATATTGTGGAAATTCTCGATATAAATACTTTCCGGTCAAGTGAGGATCAcaattaattttgaaaaattctgTAAGCATAGTCTTCGAATTGTCATCATCTGCTAGTCGATCACTTACATGTTGTTGGGGGTCAAAATAAACCAAATGTTGGTTTGGTGTATGTAGTTGTAACCTAATGACTGAAGGATACATCCTACTGAACTCAAATGAGAAAATTCGCCACAATGCTTCAGGCGCACAAATCCACCTTCCATCCACGTACTGTTGGATTTCATCACAATTTTGCCCATTTCGTAACTCTAGTGCGACCCGATCAGGACCTTTATGGATGTACTTGTATATGTACTTGACACATTTAATCCCTCCACACACTTCAACATTAATATgacaatcatattttaataaaagcCATGGATTGTATGGGACTACCCAACCATTATCAATGAAGACGTTATCATTGTTGGTAATTGATACTTGGCCACCTTCACGTCTTCGATACAAAGGATATGAATCATTTCCTCGAGATGTGTATTCCACAAATGGCTTTGGAAAGTTCTTCTTACATTTACCATTTACCATGCATGGACAATTTGGATTGATTGACCCACAGGGCCCATGTATCATATGTTGGACTACTGCTTTGTGTAGATTGGGTTCTTCTATTTGTGAAGGTATTTCAACATGCACAATTGAGTCAAAGTGATCTGGAGTACACAACTTGtcattattttcaaatatgaCCAACATATGAACATGAGGAAGCCCTCTTTTTTTATACTCAATGACGTACGAATAAGAGCGGACCTTACCCAAAACCCCCCTATCCACAATGTCTTTTTTAAACTCTTCAAATTTAGATTTAAATATCCTTGTAATCAAATCTGGACGGTCTTGAGATGATTGACCAGGAAGTAGTTGATATTTATCTCATTCCAATTCGGATTGCATGTCATTGTCAGCATAATATCTAGTTTTCCATATGTTTGTACCAAAGTCATGGCATCTTGATACCGTTGGTACATATCACGTGGGCTTCCACCGAAAGATGATGGCAAAACGATTCTGGTACCAACATTTCTTGTAATGCATTTGGTCGATATGTATAATTTGCCAATTGTAATATatgttttgaaaaataatatcataataattaAGTTATAATACCTGCATTATTTTGACCTCCATGTAAACAATCTTGCAATCCTTGGTAAAGTTCAGAACGTATATCACGTTGATTTGAACGTATCCATCGTAGTCTTTGTGTTTCAATCTTTACGTAATTGTCAACTACGTATTGTTGAAGTAGACGGCCTCCTCTAAGTAGCAAAGATGGCGAATGTTCTCGTATCTGAATAAGAAGATAATTTACAATATATGAGTATAGGtgtatatgtaaattttaaattgtttttaattaaaaaaaatgaagcaTAAAGTAAAATGTTTTCTCACTGACCTGTAGCATATACGCATAGTAATTTAAGCATGTTAACCGGGTACCATTGATATTTCGGCTATTTATGTCCCAACCATATCTACCATATGGCAGAAGGAGTGGATATTGCAGAGGATCATAATAGCCAACTACATCTTGAATGCTGATAAGATTTCCACCGATACCTTGTATAGTAATATCTCGACCGCTCAAAGTTTCTTGAAATTCGTTGTCAACAATTACAGCTGCTACTTGAGATGTTGTTGGTAAACTATATTGATGTTCATTAGGTTTTTGTTGCCTGATGATGAGCCTACAGTTAGGTATGTCTTGACATTTGCCAATTTGTCGAAACACGTGCACAAATGGATTGTGTTGATCAAGGATGGTTTGTATCTTAAGAAGAAATTCTCGCCTTAGTTCTGGATTTTCATGAAGTCTATTGTCTATATCATGATCTGTGTCTACAATCCACATCTGCATGTACCGTGGCCTACAATTATCATTTGGTAGAAGACTTCCAATCGAGTGATATATTGATCCATGAACACGAAATGTGTAAATTCCATGTGTACCGGTTGTTAAGGACTCATCTAAGTTGACTCCCATCGATGTAAAAGAGAAAACATGATTGTATGCCCTTATGAACTGCCGAAAATTCCTGCCTTCCTCATTATCCGCAGCGTACAACTCTTGCAATTCAATAGGAGAAGGGATATGATCCAAATTTGTATTCTCATTTCTACAGCAGAATTGTGATGTTTCACCATGAAATAATAGAGCTTGGCAATGCATACAAATTCTTGTGTCAGACAATTGCCATCGATAATTTATCTCACTTTCACCGAAATTTCTTGCTAGGTTATGATATCGACGTGGACGTGGATATCGTTGTATGTTAGTAATGACATTGTTTTCACTGAAGTTAATTCCTGCAATATTgttcaaattaatatttaaactaacaaatttaaaaagaaatagTTGTTGGAAGATTGAATGAATAAGCTTCCTAGTTTATTATCAAATCAATTTTCAAACGtttaaatgattaaatttgtgtgcatgaaattttttaaattatattaaaaaaataaaaatcgatCAATTGGTTcattgagttttatcaaagttAGTAATTAATATATTGAGAGGTTGATAGGGGAAATTGATGGCAGAAGCAATAAAAAGATGTTTGTAACAGAAAATACACACATGTATGTCAGAAATAGAAAACGTAGTGAAACAATTATTGTAACAAAGTAATACTTATTGATCCAACATATCTTGAAtcaattatttgattttaagcGATTATATGCGGTTATATATTGCATGAAATACCTACGttgttcattttttttatcatacaaTTGTTGCAATACAATTTGAGATGAAATACCATCTACTTTTGAGTGACCATTTTTGCAGGACAGTTTAGGTGTTTCATTATGAAAAAGTTAAGCTTGTCAATCTAGACAAATCGTTGGTTTGTACAAATGCCATCAACCATTATGTTcattattattgatttttttttttttgcttgatTACGATATCGATGTCGACGTATATGTTGTTTTTGAGCCGtaacaataattttattttcgaTATTGATATATCATGCAGTTATATGTTGATTTCAGGTGCCTTATTTTATACATAGATGACATAATGCAAAGTCATTAAAAAAATGGTACATGTTACGTCGAAAGGAGTATTTGAATTTAGTATATTACCTTGCTGATTTAAATCAGTTAGACGTTGACATGTGCTAGTACTCCCTTGCTCAAAATTTGATGTCATTGTTTGATAAGATAATGTCTGTATACGACACACTTGTCCAACCGTAGTTGCGGTGATTCCTGACATGAAAACTgaatgttaaataattaattatgttgttgttcaaattattagatatgaaaaatatttaaatgatgatgttaaattaataaaatattattattttatttattacatgTGGATGTAGTATCAAATTTTGTTTTGCATAtagtataatataattttaacaGAAATGTTAAAAATCGTTTGATTTCAAACATTGTAAATGAAATATACCATCTTGATTTGAAGAAGTTTCTGTTATTGCATGTGATGTGGTAGTCGTAGCCAAATTGTTGTTGAGGGGAACTGGAAAAATATATAAGATCGTTATATGTTTGTagaagaataaataaataaatttctgaaataataatatatataaaaaagaatACGTGATTGAGTTATATAAAATTAATCGTAATAAACGTGAAAATAATGACTGATAAATAGGAAGCATTACATATTTTATGTAACATACCATTTAAATGTGTAGTAACATCTGTCATTTCAACGTTTCAACGTTGGATTCATCAGAATTTGTATCATGTGCACTTGTATTTATACGTCTTTGGTAGTTTGACCGACGTCGGTCTAGAGTTGTTTGTCGTTCAGCTTGTGTCAGTAATTGTCTTTGTGTTCGTCGTCGCGTTGTGTTTAATTGACGCCTTTCATTGTCATTGCGATTGGTATGAGTAGTAGCCCGTGTAGGAGGAGAAGACATTAAAGCTAAATAGTATTTAAATCTGTGTAAATATTTAGAAGAAAACTATTAAATATTGGTATCGACATGGTTAAGCTCCAATAATTAAAGATATGCACTAACATATTCGtgagtaacatgaatataccaGCATTAACCTTAAATAGCTCCAATAATTACTCTCACTCAAACATTACTAAGTTTAAAAATACAGAAATGCAATAACATATTCGGGAAGAAAGTTGATGGCAGAAGATAGTAACATGTTTTAATTGGATAAACTATTATGGAAACATGAATAAGATTAGTGCCAACTGATGCAAACTTTGTATAACATAAAAAACCCTTATTATATAACAGGAAACCTTGAACaacattaataaattaaatagatATTATGCCGAAATGAACGAATTGCAAGGAAACCTTAAATCTACGATTCTTCTGCAACAATTTGCATTACAACCCATAAaccaaaacaaaattaataacaaTAAAGGAAATTAAAAAGCGAGTAGATAATCATTACCTTTTAGGGCCGacgaataatttttttgtttcgTGCGTTTCGTTTATGGTGGTTTATGAATACAAAATAGAACAATTACATGTTTTTAGTATCAACTGATATTTTTCATCAAAGAATAGGTGGAAAGGAAAAACCGTGTGAATTGTGGAGAATAGGAAACAAATTTAAGAGAATTTTCGATAAATCAAATCTTATGCTTTGTTACCGAAATCCGAGGGTAGAAAGTGTCCCTTGCTCATTGTTTCGTCCGAATTATGTATTTGCGTTGTGTAATTCAGACATATAAAGAAatgaatttgtgttttatcGGATTCAATTTGTTTCCAAGAAGAGTAAGAGCAGCACAATCTTAGAACCATATATTACCGATATAGCCTCGGTGGCTAGGGAATTTTTGTTAATTGAATTAgaatttaatatgttggattaaAAACGTACAATTGAAATTGCAAAAGAGATGTGTGAATAAAAAGTATTGCTTAAGCTTCATATTTATTTTCAGAGTTCAACGTAAAGCTTACTGAAGTTGCAGAAGAGATGCGTGAGTAAAAAGTACTGATTGAACTTCATATTTATTTTTAGAGTTGAACGTGAACAATGATCGTTGATTCCCAGTctttaattttaatatgattAGTACGGAATTATAAATGTGCAGTTATTGTTAGCTCGAAAAGGTAAATTGCGCCACGAAATTTCTTATGTATGCCTCTTATTTTTTCCAAAGATATTTAAAAGCAGTTTGAGATTCTGAAGAAAAGATTTTAAATGGGTTCATTAcgcattttatattttatattttgtttcatTAACGGAAATTTTTCTAAAAGTGTTGAGTTGTTGGATTATACTCTGCAATAAAACCCACCCGTAACAAATTTAGCAAAATTAGACACataaagtttaaatttttttattattcaaaacATTCAATTATTGGATTGGGTTCAAACATCAAcaaatttaacaaaattaaaCACAGAAAgtatatttgattttttattattgttaaaaaattcaattattgGATTGTGTTGAAACAATCAATTttcttttactttttattttttttatttacacaAACGATTGTTTTTTTTTGGGAGACCAAATGTTTGACCTTAATAATATACTAAGTGTTCCAAAATCAGGAATTGACCCACAAACCGTGAAGGAAACACTCACAACCAGAAAGTTTTCTACTTTTTGAAAGAGCCTGATAACTATTACTTTGAAACATAGAAAACCCAATAGTGAATATAATTAACTGCTTTTAAGTCAACCAAGAAAACACAAATCATGCACAGAGAAACCGTCACAAACAAATTCTAACATGTATAGCCGTTTCTTACCTGGAATGTCGATCTGCAGGATGAGCAATTCGATCGATGGTGAGTCCTATTGTTCCTTATATTATCTCGATAAAGGAATcacaaacaaaatcaaatatgtaTAGCCGATTCTTACCTGGAATGTCGCCCTGCCGGATGAGCAGTTCGATCTAAAAGGTGCGTCAGATTGCGCCTTCTATTCTCTCGCTAAAGGAGTTGGGAGAGAAATTTTGTAGAACTGAGTTGGGCCGGGTTGTAGATTATGGGCTGAAAGGTGTTGGCTTAAATTTCGGTTTCTGTAGGTATAATGAGGGGCAAAAAGTGATATAAATAATTTGGTGTCTTACATGCAATTTTTTATAATGTGaccagattttttttaaaaaaaaatagtagaTAGAATAAAGAAATCAGAATGCAACAACCAAAAGCAAACCTTAATTAAATATAGAACTTATACGGTATTCAATACTGCATGAACTCATCCAATTATTTCACCATCGGAGTCCAATTGGAACACAAATCATCATGAGATGCCTCGTGATTTTTGTCATAAAATGGCTTAACATTAACATGATAGAACTCCTAAGGCCTGTCCAAATATACAGTCaacattaaataaatccttTTTCAAGCTCCAGATTTCAATTTAGGTGATAGCCATTTTAGCAACTGCTCCTAACACAACATGATGATGGTGATTGTCAATGCATAGATAAAGGTACTGAACAGATATGCAAATAAGAAAAAGTAAGTCAgagaaataataaattaataaactaaTAAAAACCATTTAAACAGATATGAAAATAACTTTTTGGTACATGGAACCATATTTTATGCACTGTAAATTTGTATTTAGCAACCTTTTCGAGTGTTTTCTCCAAATCCAGGCGGACTGTATACAGTTGGTAACCAGACGTCTGTATACCGATTGGCTGTGACCTGTCATGGGTGCCAAATTTCATAAGTTTAAAAGCCATAATGCTCAAGTTGTCCTAATTATTCCATGGAAAAACTGGAAATATTGAGTTGGGTAGATAAATGCCCGCAACAACTGGGCTTTTATGTTAGCTTGGTGAGTATTCAAGCGTTTAATCATCATACTGTAGGAAAAATGATATCTCTACTATTTTATTTCCACATAAGTGTAAACAATAAAAGCCAAGTATATAAAAATTGCCAACTCTTATTTTTAAACC is a window encoding:
- the LOC140815191 gene encoding uncharacterized protein isoform X4; this encodes MPNKKTIRTCRSNKTCISYSMGQAPMANRYAFESVNKSFQDIMDNHIAFGGKTMVFGGDFRQVLPVVKRGSKAEQIAASISRSTFWHCVKIIHLQQNMRSAQGIGFSQFLLRIGDGLQHTVNHDFIKLPDSIIIPWEGEQSIQTLIDSVFPNMINHVNDENYMVDRAIITPKNVDVDNINQMLIIKFPGEEKEYISWDSVEDDNHNLFQEEFLNYLCPSGLPPHKIILKVGSPIMLLRNVAPELGLCDGTRLICRSLGRNFIDAEIITGPHKGTRFFLHRMPLKSEDNSGLPFELTCRQFPIRLSFALTINKAQGQTIPNIGIFLRNHVFSHGQLYVALSRGVSQNSTKILVKDGNLERQSGIFTRNVVFKDVLLPNRE
- the LOC140814383 gene encoding uncharacterized protein yields the protein MVNGKCKKNFPKPFVEYTSRGNDSYPLYRRREGGQVSITNNDNVFIDNGWVVPYNPWLLLKYDCHINVEVCGGIKCVKYIYKYIHKGPDRVALELRNGQNCDEIQQYVDGRWICAPEALWRIFSFEFSRMYPSVIRLQLHTPNQHLVYFDPQQHVSDRLADDDNSKTMLTEFFKINCDPHLTGKGPTSFEDLMIVNGVTYSTFKESAQMRGLLQQDDYIKQCLEEARSVKMSSSFRRLFVSILVFCQPKTVRELWDEFHPCMCEDYGREISSNNLIINKLLLEIRRLLHQYKKKLDDFDLPSISAEFLEDTTLPRIIEDELSYHISDDDLRAIERLNAQQRIAFDTIVESIMQNQSKLFFIDGPGGTGKTFLYRSMLAHLRKTGKIIIAVATSGIAATLLQGGRTAHS
- the LOC140815191 gene encoding uncharacterized protein isoform X1; its protein translation is MTDVTTHLNVPLNNNLATTTTSHAITETSSNQDVFMSGITATTVGQVCRIQTLSYQTMTSNFEQGSTSTCQRLTDLNQQGINFSENNVITNIQRYPRPRRYHNLARNFGESEINYRWQLSDTRICMHCQALLFHGETSQFCCRNENTNLDHIPSPIELQELYAADNEEGRNFRQFIRAYNHVFSFTSMGVNLDESLTTGTHGIYTFRVHGSIYHSIGSLLPNDNCRPRYMQMWIVDTDHDIDNRLHENPELRREFLLKIQTILDQHNPFVHVFRQIGKCQDIPNCRLIIRQQKPNEHQYSLPTTSQVAAVIVDNEFQETLSGRDITIQGIGGNLISIQDVVGYYDPLQYPLLLPYGRYGWDINSRNINGTRLTCLNYYAYMLQIREHSPSLLLRGGRLLQQYVVDNYVKIETQRLRWIRSNQRDIRSELYQGLQDCLHGGQNNAEMLVPESFCHHLSVEAHVICTNGIKMP
- the LOC140815191 gene encoding uncharacterized protein isoform X3, translating into MTDVTTHLNVPLNNNLATTTTSHAITETSSNQDVFMSGITATTVGQVCRIQTLSYQTMTSNFEQGSTSTCQRLTDLNQQGINFSENNVITNIQRYPRPRRYHNLARNFGESEINYRWQLSDTRICMHCQALLFHGETSQFCCRNENTNLDHIPSPIELQELYAADNEEGRNFRQFIRAYNHVFSFTSMGVNLDESLTTGTHGIYTFRVHGSIYHSIGSLLPNDNCRPRYMQMWIVDTDHDIDNRLHENPELRREFLLKIQTILDQHNPFVHVFRQIGKCQDIPNCRLIIRQQKPNEHQYSLPTTSQVAAVIVDNEFQETLSGRDITIQGIGGNLISIQDVVGYYDPLQYPLLLPYGRYGWDINSRNINGTRLTCLNYYAYMLQIREHSPSLLLRGGRLLQQYVVDNYVKIETQRLRWIRSNQRDIRSELYQGLQDCLHGGQNNAESFCHHLSVEAHVICTNGIKMP
- the LOC140815191 gene encoding uncharacterized protein isoform X2; the protein is MTDVTTHLNVPLNNNLATTTTSHAITETSSNQDGITATTVGQVCRIQTLSYQTMTSNFEQGSTSTCQRLTDLNQQGINFSENNVITNIQRYPRPRRYHNLARNFGESEINYRWQLSDTRICMHCQALLFHGETSQFCCRNENTNLDHIPSPIELQELYAADNEEGRNFRQFIRAYNHVFSFTSMGVNLDESLTTGTHGIYTFRVHGSIYHSIGSLLPNDNCRPRYMQMWIVDTDHDIDNRLHENPELRREFLLKIQTILDQHNPFVHVFRQIGKCQDIPNCRLIIRQQKPNEHQYSLPTTSQVAAVIVDNEFQETLSGRDITIQGIGGNLISIQDVVGYYDPLQYPLLLPYGRYGWDINSRNINGTRLTCLNYYAYMLQIREHSPSLLLRGGRLLQQYVVDNYVKIETQRLRWIRSNQRDIRSELYQGLQDCLHGGQNNAEMLVPESFCHHLSVEAHVICTNGIKMP